From the Candidatus Bathyarchaeota archaeon genome, one window contains:
- a CDS encoding inositol-3-phosphate synthase yields the protein MDGAGLPEIRVALVGVGNSACALIQGTQYYKDAKDDETVPGLMHVNYGGYHIRDLKFVAAFEVNKDKIGKDLSEAIWEKPNCCEKFSDVPPLGVTVSSAPILDGVAPHMRETFNVYDDSNYDPANVVKILKETKTQVLVNYLPVGSHDATRFYAQAAMDAGCAFVNCMPEFIASNKEWAAKFEEAGVPILGDDIKSQVGATILHRTLVRLCLDRGVIVDETYQLNLGGDTDFQNMTVENRLKSKRISKTEAVTSLVPYDLPTRIGPSDFVPFLQNKKICYISLKGRKFGDRPINISAKLEVEDSPNSGGVVIDLIRAAKIALDRKISGALLSMPSYAFKHPPVQVPDSVARQWTEDWIDGKKDR from the coding sequence ATGGATGGTGCTGGTTTGCCTGAGATTCGTGTAGCTTTGGTTGGTGTGGGTAATAGTGCTTGTGCTCTGATTCAAGGAACCCAATATTATAAAGACGCTAAAGACGATGAGACCGTGCCTGGTCTTATGCACGTGAACTACGGCGGGTACCACATACGGGACCTAAAGTTCGTGGCAGCGTTTGAAGTTAACAAAGACAAAATCGGAAAAGACCTCTCCGAAGCCATATGGGAAAAACCCAACTGCTGCGAAAAATTCTCAGACGTCCCACCCTTAGGCGTCACCGTCTCGTCCGCGCCAATTTTAGACGGCGTAGCGCCTCACATGCGTGAAACCTTCAATGTTTATGACGACAGCAACTACGACCCCGCAAACGTTGTCAAAATCCTCAAAGAAACCAAAACCCAAGTTCTGGTTAACTACCTTCCCGTAGGCAGCCACGACGCCACCCGCTTCTACGCTCAAGCAGCCATGGACGCGGGATGTGCCTTTGTGAATTGCATGCCCGAATTCATAGCCTCCAACAAAGAGTGGGCAGCCAAATTTGAAGAAGCAGGCGTACCCATCTTGGGTGATGACATCAAAAGCCAAGTCGGCGCAACGATTCTGCACCGCACCCTAGTTAGGCTCTGCTTAGACCGCGGCGTGATCGTCGACGAAACGTATCAGCTTAACCTTGGCGGCGACACGGACTTTCAGAATATGACTGTGGAGAACCGCCTCAAATCCAAGCGGATTAGCAAAACTGAAGCCGTCACTAGCCTAGTTCCCTACGATTTGCCCACCCGCATTGGTCCTTCGGACTTTGTGCCTTTTTTGCAGAACAAAAAAATCTGCTACATCAGCCTCAAGGGCAGAAAGTTTGGTGACCGCCCCATTAACATTAGCGCCAAACTTGAAGTGGAGGACAGCCCAAACAGCGGAGGCGTCGTCATCGACCTTATTCGCGCAGCCAAAATCGCGTTAGACCGCAAAATCTCAGGTGCCCTGCTAAGTATGCCCTCCTACGCGTTTAAGCATCCGCCTGTTCAGGTGCCTGATTCCGTCGCAAGGCAATGGACCGAAGACTGGATAGACGGCAAAAAAGACCGTTAA
- the gcvH gene encoding glycine cleavage system protein GcvH gives MVKVEGYEVPEGLYYSNDFEWIKVEGDKVRMGITDYAQKSLREIVYAELPSAGSEVKQGEPYGTVESVKAVSDLISAISGTIEEVNEEVSSTPELLNEEPYEQGWLLVVKPADLQAELANLMDFDKAVEWHKNQGK, from the coding sequence ATGGTTAAAGTAGAAGGATACGAAGTGCCTGAAGGCCTCTATTACTCGAATGATTTTGAATGGATTAAAGTGGAAGGCGACAAAGTCCGCATGGGCATCACTGACTACGCGCAGAAGTCCCTTCGCGAAATTGTCTACGCTGAATTGCCCTCTGCTGGTTCTGAAGTAAAGCAGGGTGAACCTTATGGTACGGTGGAATCCGTAAAAGCTGTTTCTGACCTTATCTCCGCAATAAGCGGAACTATCGAGGAAGTCAACGAAGAAGTTTCCTCAACCCCCGAGTTGCTTAACGAAGAACCCTACGAGCAAGGTTGGCTTTTGGTTGTTAAACCCGCAGACCTGCAAGCTGAACTTGCCAACTTGATGGATTTTGACAAAGCAGTAGAATGGCACAAGAACCAAGGCAAATGA
- a CDS encoding CoA-binding protein: MEETLKKLDAFFNPRSVAVIGATKKVDKAGYVIFKNFATNKLRGVFKGELYPVNPKDDSILGFRCYSSLKAIPGDVDFIVIIVPAKVVPSVMEEAITKNVQTAAIISSGFKEVGNTALEDEVVEIAQKGGIRILGPNCLGVYYSKTGVDSLFLPETKVLTTGEDVIATPRPLPGDIAMVTQSGAFGVAALDYLTGRQMGVSKFVSFGNKCDVTEAEIINYMLYDKETKVVLVYLEDIKYGRRFINVTKKVTVKKPVVVIKSGKSAAGARAAASHTGAIAGSDKVYDAAFEQAGIIRARDMEEFFDIGKVLAMQPPALGKNIGILTDAGGPGVMTVDECELLGLTVNAFSKETAEQFQKLKEDGTILKIAATNNPVDLTGSVTDDMFTISADIMFKDPNIHGIILLGLHHMPGLREKYIDDICEISRKYTKPIVMCDIGETEMALYTRSRFDKLGVPSYTSPEDAARSMKALSTYGAYLQKNGCAEKYIKDFLAKTRKK; encoded by the coding sequence ATGGAAGAAACACTCAAAAAGTTAGATGCCTTCTTTAATCCTCGTTCTGTCGCTGTTATCGGCGCCACCAAAAAGGTGGACAAAGCTGGATATGTGATTTTCAAAAACTTTGCAACCAACAAACTACGCGGCGTCTTCAAAGGCGAACTATACCCCGTCAACCCCAAGGACGATTCAATCTTGGGTTTTCGCTGCTACTCTTCACTGAAGGCTATCCCAGGCGATGTTGATTTTATTGTTATTATTGTTCCTGCAAAAGTGGTTCCCAGCGTAATGGAAGAAGCTATAACCAAAAATGTTCAAACCGCCGCCATAATCAGCTCTGGCTTCAAAGAAGTCGGCAACACCGCACTTGAAGACGAAGTCGTGGAAATCGCGCAGAAAGGCGGCATACGTATCTTGGGACCTAACTGCCTTGGCGTTTACTACTCTAAAACTGGCGTGGACTCTTTGTTTTTGCCTGAAACCAAAGTGCTAACCACAGGAGAAGACGTCATAGCCACGCCCCGACCCCTCCCAGGCGATATAGCCATGGTAACCCAAAGCGGAGCCTTTGGCGTAGCCGCCCTAGACTACCTCACAGGTCGCCAGATGGGCGTTAGCAAATTTGTCAGTTTTGGAAACAAATGCGACGTAACCGAAGCCGAGATCATCAATTACATGCTCTACGACAAAGAAACCAAAGTCGTACTTGTCTACTTGGAAGATATCAAGTATGGGCGTAGATTCATAAACGTCACCAAAAAAGTCACCGTGAAAAAACCCGTCGTGGTCATCAAGTCGGGTAAAAGCGCGGCAGGCGCACGAGCAGCAGCTTCCCACACAGGCGCCATCGCAGGCTCCGACAAAGTCTACGACGCCGCGTTCGAGCAAGCAGGCATAATACGCGCCCGTGATATGGAAGAATTCTTCGACATCGGCAAAGTCTTAGCCATGCAGCCCCCCGCCCTTGGCAAAAACATCGGCATACTAACCGACGCAGGCGGACCAGGCGTCATGACCGTGGACGAATGCGAACTCTTAGGCTTAACCGTAAACGCGTTCTCCAAAGAAACCGCTGAGCAATTCCAAAAACTCAAAGAAGACGGCACCATCCTAAAAATCGCCGCCACCAACAACCCCGTTGACCTCACCGGCTCCGTCACCGACGACATGTTCACCATATCCGCCGACATCATGTTCAAAGACCCCAACATACACGGCATCATCCTCCTTGGCTTGCATCACATGCCTGGGCTGCGCGAAAAATACATCGACGATATCTGCGAAATCTCACGCAAATACACCAAACCCATCGTCATGTGCGACATAGGCGAAACCGAAATGGCACTCTACACCCGCAGCCGCTTCGACAAACTTGGCGTTCCCTCTTACACCTCCCCTGAAGACGCCGCCCGCTCCATGAAAGCACTCTCAACCTACGGCGCCTACCTGCAAAAAAACGGATGCGCAGAAAAATACATCAAAGACTTCCTAGCAAAAACACGCAAAAAATAA